Proteins from a single region of Chrysemys picta bellii isolate R12L10 chromosome 9, ASM1138683v2, whole genome shotgun sequence:
- the SUCNR1 gene encoding succinate receptor 1 isoform X1 — translation MPAAEWPIFVTQTAVHKELFRHSQDANKTGDCLEMDNTLQKYYLSTMYTIEFIFGIIGNSIVVFGYIFCLKVWKSGNIYLFNLSLSDFVFLCTLPMLVTSYSKGKWTYGNILCQSNRFMLHVNLYTSILFLTFISIDRYMLMQYPFRDHFLQKRKIAVVFSVAIWILVILELLPIITFIGSRNTANANQCTDYASSGDPAKNLIYSICLTLLGFVIPLCVMCFFYVKMVLFLKKRSEQLTAAQALEKPLTLVIMALVIFSLFFTPYHIMRNVRIASRMESWKLSLCTRNIINTIYIITRPIAFLNSVINPIFYFLMGDHFREMLMTKVRQLLKRFTPTANEVTTKYSDTGTH, via the exons ATGCCAGCTGCAGAATGGCCAATTTTTGTGACACAGACAGCAGTCCACAAGGAGCTGTTTAGACACAGTCAG GATGCAAATAAGACAGGTGACTGCCTGGAGATGGATAACACCCTGCAAAAGTATTACCTTTCTACCATGTATACCATTGAGTTCATTTTTGGCATTATTGGAAACAGCATTGTTGTGTTTGGCTACATATTCTGCCTGAAAGTTTGGAAAAGTGGCAATATTTACTTGTTTAACTTATCACTATCAGACTTTGTATTTCTGTGCACACTTCCAATGTTGGTGACAAGCTACTCCAAAGGAAAGTGGACATATGGGAACATTTTGTGCCAAAGCAACAGATTCATGCTGCATGTAAACCTATACACAAGCATCCTTTTCCTTACCTTTATCAGCATTGATCGTTATATGCTCATGCAATATCCTTTCAGAGACCATTTTCTACAGAAGAGGAAGATAGCTGTTGTTTTCTCTGTTGCCATATGGATCCTTGTTATACTTGAACTGTTGCCAATAATCACCTTCATAGGATCTAGAAATACTGCCAATGCTAACCAATGTACCGATTATGCAAGTTCTGGAGATCCAGCAAAAAACCTGATCTATAGCATATGCCTGACTCTTCTGGGGTTTGTAATCCCTCTGTGTGTTATGTGCTTCTTTTACGTGAAGATGGTTCTCTTTCTTAAGAAACGTAGTGAGCAGCTCACAGCTGCTCAGGCTCTTGAGAAACCTCTTACTTTAGTCATCATGGCACTGGTTATCTTTTCACTGTTCTTTACCCCATATCACATCATGCGCAATGTGAGGATTGCCTCCCGAATGGAATCCTGGAAGCTATCCCTGTGCACACGGAACATCATCAACACCATTTATATTATCACAAGGCCTATTGCATTTTTAAATAGCGTCATTAACCCGATCTTTTATTTCTTAATGGGTGATCACTTCAGGGAGATGCTGATGACTAAAGTAAGACAACTCTTAAAAAGGTTTACACCCACAGCAAATGAGGTGACGACAAAGTACTCTGACACGGGAACACACTGA
- the SUCNR1 gene encoding succinate receptor 1 isoform X2 has product MDANKTGDCLEMDNTLQKYYLSTMYTIEFIFGIIGNSIVVFGYIFCLKVWKSGNIYLFNLSLSDFVFLCTLPMLVTSYSKGKWTYGNILCQSNRFMLHVNLYTSILFLTFISIDRYMLMQYPFRDHFLQKRKIAVVFSVAIWILVILELLPIITFIGSRNTANANQCTDYASSGDPAKNLIYSICLTLLGFVIPLCVMCFFYVKMVLFLKKRSEQLTAAQALEKPLTLVIMALVIFSLFFTPYHIMRNVRIASRMESWKLSLCTRNIINTIYIITRPIAFLNSVINPIFYFLMGDHFREMLMTKVRQLLKRFTPTANEVTTKYSDTGTH; this is encoded by the exons ATG GATGCAAATAAGACAGGTGACTGCCTGGAGATGGATAACACCCTGCAAAAGTATTACCTTTCTACCATGTATACCATTGAGTTCATTTTTGGCATTATTGGAAACAGCATTGTTGTGTTTGGCTACATATTCTGCCTGAAAGTTTGGAAAAGTGGCAATATTTACTTGTTTAACTTATCACTATCAGACTTTGTATTTCTGTGCACACTTCCAATGTTGGTGACAAGCTACTCCAAAGGAAAGTGGACATATGGGAACATTTTGTGCCAAAGCAACAGATTCATGCTGCATGTAAACCTATACACAAGCATCCTTTTCCTTACCTTTATCAGCATTGATCGTTATATGCTCATGCAATATCCTTTCAGAGACCATTTTCTACAGAAGAGGAAGATAGCTGTTGTTTTCTCTGTTGCCATATGGATCCTTGTTATACTTGAACTGTTGCCAATAATCACCTTCATAGGATCTAGAAATACTGCCAATGCTAACCAATGTACCGATTATGCAAGTTCTGGAGATCCAGCAAAAAACCTGATCTATAGCATATGCCTGACTCTTCTGGGGTTTGTAATCCCTCTGTGTGTTATGTGCTTCTTTTACGTGAAGATGGTTCTCTTTCTTAAGAAACGTAGTGAGCAGCTCACAGCTGCTCAGGCTCTTGAGAAACCTCTTACTTTAGTCATCATGGCACTGGTTATCTTTTCACTGTTCTTTACCCCATATCACATCATGCGCAATGTGAGGATTGCCTCCCGAATGGAATCCTGGAAGCTATCCCTGTGCACACGGAACATCATCAACACCATTTATATTATCACAAGGCCTATTGCATTTTTAAATAGCGTCATTAACCCGATCTTTTATTTCTTAATGGGTGATCACTTCAGGGAGATGCTGATGACTAAAGTAAGACAACTCTTAAAAAGGTTTACACCCACAGCAAATGAGGTGACGACAAAGTACTCTGACACGGGAACACACTGA